GTTTGCCAAGAAGTCACTCGAGGGcgatgacgacgatgacgaggacAAGAAGGAGGACGACAAGAAGGAGGAGTAGGGCATCGACAGCGAGGCGTGATTGGGTCCTGGCGATGAGTAGAGCGGTGGCATTACGACAGAATGAGACGAAatcaaaaaaaaagaaatctgtCAAACACAACACAGGGGAAGCTGCCGCCGTTGGGGGAATGGCGTTCCAGATGACCTTTGTGTACTTGTAAAAACACCATGATGAGGGCTATGGCGGCTGGATCATAGACTAATGAGACCTGGTTTGGGCAAGACTTAGGATTGCAAGGACTTGTGTGAAGCGTGATTGTTGCTGGCGAGGTCCAAGACGAGGTGCTGGGTCAAGCGATGGCCGTTTCTTTCAGCTACCTGCACCAGCAATTTCCAGTACCTCTGTCCCACGTCATAGGTTTCTGGTGCTTTACGATCAAAGAGATGAGCAATTCCGGACACGGCCGTCTCACCCATATCAAGCCACGGGCAGAGGCACAGAAACGTGCTTTATCTCTATACTGGCTGCAAGAGGAGTATAGGCGGTCTGGGCGTCTTTTTCCTTTTCTCTTCAGTTCGAGGCGTCTAAAGTCTACAGGATAAGAGGAGGAAGTCGCTCTGCggagaggggggggggggcatgCAATGTAAAGATCCCGAATCAATGCGAAGCAGCTGAGAGAGATTTTCCCATCCCGGGCAGTTTTCGCTTGCCTTTCCTTTGCCCTCGGAAGTGTGGCTCGCACTTCTGTTGCGGGTGCCGTCTCTGGCGGAGGACTTGGCGGAGGAGAGTGACTGCCCTCACGGCGAGAATGTGGCGTCGGTTGATGTGGATCGGTGAATGTTGTGAGTGGTTCATGTGTCTAGCCAGCTTGAGATAAGTTATTCACCCTTGCTCCCAGTCTTAGATCCTTATTATTGTCTGCGTTGTATTCTGGTGGGCACACGCAGACGCGGTGGGCTGGGATGGGAGAACCCGTACACGCCTGATCTTGGGGCGATGAGATTCGCTGCCCTGATTATAAGATACAGACGACGCTTTGTGTTTATCTCTAATGCTAGGAAAAAGTCGACGAGAAAAGACATGAAGTTGCCTGACTCGAAAAATGGTCTCAAGCCGGCTTCATTCCGCCCCTATCATGACGATGCTAGGAATTGACTAGGATGAAGGAGGCAGGGAGGAAGGCAtattatacctttttatCTGCTTGAGTTGATTTCAAGAGATAACCCAGGTGCCCCCCTCCTGTGAAGAAACAAGAAGATACGTTGGTAAGATGGCTCACCAAGGACTTCCATCGTCGACGAGAGAGGTGGCCACTATCCGGCTCACTCATAGACGATGACAGTAACAGAAACGAGACAAGGACTTGAAACACTATGAGAAGACTGTCTATCCGATCGACCTTGTTTCCACTACTAAAATTGCACTCATCATCGACACTAGACGACACTCTCGGTCTACTCCTCGTGTAGATCTCAATGGTCTGGCTCTTGCCGACTCGGAGAACAATTTGGACGACGAGCAATGCGAGGAAACCGAGGAACAGAAGGAACTACGTCGAGCAAacgtttataactactagaATAACTTACGACGCGGCTCCCGCTTGCTTTAGACAACCTTGCTGAGTATGAAGAATTGACGAATGGATGGTGATTGAGATTGTTGGCTTACTCTCGTCGAACTCTCAAAGTCACCGGACTTTGCTATTTGTATCTATGCTATAGAGGAAGGGGGCCGTGTCTTTCGTTCGGTCGtccttataactaataaccCCCAAGATAGGAGACTTCAGGCAATGACTTCCACCATGAGCTGGATGCCAAATAATCTATTGAAGAGTCTTTGATAGTACGGTGCTAGCTAGGACGCTCGTCAACAAGAAGAAGGGTACGCATCCATGTGGTATTCCGTTTGGGATAGTGTCAGGGAGACGAGGGGCCGCGATGCTGCCACAGACGACGAAAGCACCAGGCACAGAGATGACACTGAGCACAGAGAAAACACTGGTTCTAAAATGTACTTCAATTCAAACTACCAATATAAACCGTTCATCACGCCCCAGAGATTTTTCTCATGTCGAATTCCATGCCTCTTTGGTTTTCTCGCTAAATATTTGGAATCATAAATAAAGAATTCAAAGGAAAGTTGCCGCTCTGCCGTAACCCAGCCAGGGTCCCCTTATCCCATTTAAGCCTTGACAATTCTGCACACCAAGTCGGAGCCGTCGACTGAGTCGCCCTCCTTGACCTGGAGGGTCGACACCTTGCCGTTGTGCGGGGCGGAGATAACCATTTCCTAGGATTGAATGTTAGTAAACAAATTAAGATGGTAGCTAAATACGAAGCAAAACTTACCATCTTCATGGCGCTAAGAACAGCAATGGGGTCGCCCTTCTTGACATCAGAGCCCTCCTTGATACGGAGCTCAACGAGCACACCGGCCATGGGAGCGCCGACTTGGCTAGAGTCGGAGGCATCGGCCTTGGGACGGCTGACGTTCTCGACGGAAGCCTTGTTGTCGTCGACAGTAACCTGTCTGACCTCACCGTTCATCTCGTAGAACACCTCGCGCTGGCCAGTGTTCTCGCTGAGAGGACCAATGGCCAAGAGCTTGAGGATAAGAACCTTGCCCTTCTCGAGCTCGACGTGGAACTCCTCGCCAATCTCGGGACGAGACAGGAAGTACTTTGTCGGCAGGACGGAGAGATCGCCGTACTTCTGGATGAACTTCTTGTAGTCCTCAAAGACCTTGGGGTACATGACGTACGCGGCGATGTCGCACTCCGTGACGGGACCGCCGAACTTCTTGTGCAGATCGCGCTTGATCTTAGCGAAGTCGACAGGCTCGAGGAACAGACCGGGGCGCTTGTCCAGCTTTCTGCGGCCGCGGAGGGCGTCGGAACGCAGAGGCTCGGGAAATCCGCCGTACGGCTGACCCATAAGACCCTCGAGGAATTCGAGGACAGAGCCGGGGAAGTCGAGCTCACTGGCGCGAGCCTTGACGTCCTCAGCGGACAGCTTGTTGGAGACCATGAATTGGGCAAGGTCACCGACAACCTTGGAGGTAGGAGTGACCTTGACGATGTCGCCAAGAAGGTCGTTGGCATGCTCGTAGGCCTTCTTGGTCTCGGCCCACTGGGTACCAAGACCAAGCTGGGAAGCCTGGAACATCATGTTGGTGAGCTGGCCACCGGGAATCTCGTGCTCGTACACCTCGGGATCGGGACCGCTGAGGTGGGCCTCGAAAGGAGAGTAGAGGAGACGCAGCTGGGACCAGTAGAAGTCCAAAGCACGAACGTGGGCAGGGTTCAAGCCGGTGTCGTGCTCACTGCCCTCGAGAGAGGCAATGATGGCGTTGATACTCGGCTGAGAGGTCATGCCGGACAAGCTGTCAGTGGCAGCGTCGACAGCGTCAGCACCAGCCTTGGCGCAGGCGACCATGGACGCAACACCAGTACCGGCGGAGTCGTGGGTGTGGACGTGAATGGGGAGATCGGGGTACTTGGCACGGATGGCACCGACCAGCTTGGTGGCAGCGTACGGCTTCAAGACACCAGCCATATCCTTGAGACCAAGAACGTGGATGTCGAGAGCGACGAGCTTGTCGACGAGGTCGAGGTAGTACTCCAGGTTGTACTTCTTCTTGGGGTTCAACACTGTAACGTTTATTAGCAAAAGAAACATAACTCATGATGACAGTTAAAGAAAGGGAACACTTGCAGTCGCCGGAAATGCAAACTGTTCCTTCAACGACACCACCGGCCTTGTGGACGGCCTTGATACCGACCTCGAGCTGGTCGATGTCGTTCAAAGCATCAAAGACACGGAAGATATCGACACCGTTCTTCTTAGCATGCTCGACAAAGTGGTCGATGGCGTTATCAGGGAGCGATGAGTACGCAACACCGTTGGCTCCACGGAGAAGCATCTGGAAGGGAATGTTGGGAACTGCCTTTCGCATGCGGCGAAGACGGTCCCAGGGGTCTTCGTAGAGGAAGCGGTAGGCAACGTCGAAGGTGGCACCTCCCCAGCACTCCAGAGAGTACAGGTTGCTCAGGCCGTGGCTAGTCTCCTTAGCAATGTTGAGCAAATCAACGGTACGGACACGGGTGGCCAGCAGAGACTGATGGGCATCACGCCATGTGGTGTCCATGAGCAGCGTTCCCTTGTACTCGCGGACAGCCTTGGCGAAGGCCTTGGGACCCTGCTCAGTGATGATCTGTCTCCAGCCCTTCGTGCAGGTCGCGGAGACGTCGACCTTGGAGCCATCCTCATTGAGGAGCTCGGGAAGGATGATGTCGCCCTTGAACTTGGGCTCGCCAATCTGGCCCTTGATGCTGCTACCGTTGACGGCGACGTCACCGAGGTAGGCGAGAAGCTTCTGAGCACGGTTCTGGCTGCCAATGAGGTCGAACAACTGAGGAGTGTCGTCGATGAAGGTGGTCCAGCAGTTGCCGTCAATGAAGGTGGGGTGAGTAAGGAGGGAAGCGAGGAAAGGAATGTTGGTCTTGACGCCGCGAATACGGAATTCGACAAGGGCACGGAGGACCTTTCTCCTAGCAATCTCGTAGGTGGAACCGTGGCAGGTGCACTTGACCAACATGGAATCGTAGTAAGGGGTAATGACAGCACCGGCGAAACCGTTACCGCCGTCGAGACGGACACCGTTGCCACCAGCGGAGCGGTAGACCTCAATCTTTCCGGTGTCAGGCTGGAAGCCCTTGGCGGGGTCTTCAGTAGTGATTCTGCACTGAATGGCGAAACCTCTGGTGGAGATGCGGTCCTGGGTCAGACCAAGCTGCTGCAGGGTGGCACCGGCAGCGATCTGGATCTGAGCGGCCACGATATCGATACCCGTGATCTCTTCCGTGATGGTGTGCTCGACCTGGATACGGGGGTTGATCTCGATAAAGTAGTATCTGTTCTGCTGGTCGACCAAGAACTCGGCGGTACCGGCGTTGCGGTAGTTGACCGACTTGGCCAGCTTGACGGCGTCGTTGAGAATGGCATCGCGGACGTCGGAGGGAAGGTCCTTGGCGGGGGCGATCTCAACGACCTTCTGGTGACGACGCTGGACGGAGCAGTCACGCTCGTACAGGTGGACAATGTTGCCGTGGTTGTCACCGAGAAGCTGGACCTCAATGTGCTTGGGCTTGTCCAAAAATCGCTCGACGAAGACTGTGCCGTTGCCGAAGGCGGACTTGGCCTCGGAGGTGGCTCTCTCAAAGTTCTCCTTCAGGGTCTCCTGGTCGCGGACGACACGCATACCacgaccaccaccaccgtagGCAGCCTTGATGATGATGGGGAAACCATATTGATCGGTGAAGCTCTTGACCTCCTCAAAGGTGGCGACGGCGCCTTCGGTACCGGGAACGACGGGGACACCGGCAGCGATAGCGAGGGTTCGGGCTGAGACCTTGTCACCGAGCGAGTCAATGACATCGGCGGAGGGACCAACGAACTAAGAAGGCACATCGAGTCAGTAGTGTTATCAGATTTTAGGGGGAGATTTTAGCGGGATGTCTCACGATCAGACCGGCCTTCTCAACGTTGCGAGCGAACTCGGCGTTTTCTGAGAGGAAACCATAACCTTTTGGCGGTGTGTTAGTGTCTTGACCACAGCATCTGGACAAGATGCGTTTTCTTACCAGGATGGATCATTTGCGCGCCGTGCTCGACGGCAATCTTGATAATCTCGTCTCCAGCGAGATAGGCACCGACCGGGGTGTACTGGCCGCGCTTGCCAATGACGTATGCCTCATCGGCCTCTGTGGAACGCGGGTTAGAAGGGTGCTTTGGGGAATGTTCAAAGGCTAGATGGGGGCTTACTCTGTCTGTGCATGGAGAGACGGTCCTCATAACTGTCAGGGAGTTAGTATGTAGAGCTTGGTGGTTGCCCAGGTGGTGCGCTGTACCTGAAGACTGCGATGGTGTGCAGCGAAAGCTCGTGGGCCTGTAGAGAGTCAGCGCTGGGTCTTCTAGCGCCAGGACGGCCGTGTTAGTTGGAAGAAGTTGGGTAACATACTGTTCTGAAGATCTAGACACATTCCAACGTAAGCATCACTGTTTCTGAAGCATTACCTGAGCTGGAACAAGAATCAACATACACGAATGGCTagaaggtggtggtggttagCTTGCGTGAGTCAGGAACTCGGCTGGATGGAAGCACTTACGAATTTCACCACGGTTGGCCACTGTAGAGGGGTAAAAGACAAAGGGTCAGCATAGTTCTTGGATCCAGATCCAATAGCGCGAGAAGCCAGGGGGAGAGAATCCAATGGCCTCTCGAGAAAGCTGCGACTCACCCAAGATCTTCTTCAGGTGCATGATGCTCGAGTTGGCGCGGATGTGGTGGATGGTCTGGGGGTCCTTCTGGACCTCCTCAACGTCGCCGTCCTCGAAGACATCGTTGAAGGTGACCTGTGTTTGAGCCATATTGGGCggttgtgtgtgtgtgtgaagAGAGGACAggaaggaagaagaggaagaccgAACGGATTCAGAAGCTACGACGGCCCGTATTTGAATGGACCAAGGAGCAGGGGAAGCTGTTGAGGTCTCAGTTGCGAGACAATTGCGTCGGGGTGTCGGTTGGCGGGGTGGTTTGGTCTGGGTAACTTTGGTTTGGGTTGGTGGGGTTATCTCCCAGGTCTCCCAAGCTTTAAGCCGGTCTAGGTCTGGGTCCAGGGCCGGTTCGGACGTGCCGCTGGGTTTGGACTTCTGCCGCCTGGCTTTTTTTTTGCTCTCCTCAGGTGCAGATCAGGCGCAGCAGGATGCGGCGGCGCGGGTACAAGGCCAGGGGTGACTGATGAGCCGAAGACCGAAGTTTGAAGCGCGCAACTGTTGTTGTTGCTTGTGCTGCTGTGACTGCTGGTTTGTGGTTTGCGGTGGTGTGTGGGCTGCGGAAGTTGAGCCGAGGGGGTATCGATTCGACACGAGAGGTGAAGATTAAGAGCCGAGGGGTAGCTCTGGGAGGGGAGCTGCTGCTTGTCTTCTCTAccggggagagagagagtagGGAGGAGCTTCGATGACAGGCGAGCACAGCTCTACTCTATTAACACCCGTCCGACCGAGAGGGACAGAAAGTGGGTGTCGGTGGTGGGGGGGTATGACGGTGGTGGATGCGAGTAGGTACGGATGGTTGTTGAGTGGTATCTTATGGAGGAGCACAAACAACGAAGCAAAGCAGCTGACAGCAACTACAGCAAGTATGGTAGAGAGCCAGCAAAAGAGGTGGAAGCACGGAGGACGAGAAGAGGAAGTGAGAAAGGACGGGATGAACTGGAAGCTTGAGGGACGAGGGGATTTATTGTAATTTGAAAGCTGGGAGCTTGTAAGTAGCTGTGTCAGGGCTCGCTCGATACATGTATCAATGGATGGGCTGGTTCCCCCCGTCTTCACAACTCTGTTGTGCTTCGGCTGTAAGTAGATACTTCGTGTAAGACTGAGGTGTAGCAGTAGTCACAATCTCATGGTAGACAGCCCCTGGCAAACATTCTTTCGTCCAGAGTGCGTAACGGGCCATGATCTGTGATGAGTAGGTACACCCCAGCTTAGACCGAATAATGGCAGACAGAGATAGACCAGACCAGGCCAGGCCAGATCCATCCGCCCATGTCCACCGTCCACCCTCAGTCACAGTTCAGACCAAGCCAATCTTGGTGTTGCAGATGGCCGGAGTGACTTGCTCAACGGCAGGGAACCCGCGACGACGATGCTGTGACTGGAGACTGGAGGCTGGCGGCTGGAGCTGGGATTGAGTGACATGACAAGAAAAGAGACGGAGAGCGAGGGACTTGTCCACCCCTCGGTGTCATGAAGGAGGGAACCTTGTCTTCAGCTGCTAGCGCCAAAGTAAAGTATTTCTTGAGGGTCGTCTGTACCGGTGTACTTCCATGGCTGCAATTCACAGCCAGAGATGCAAGAGGGACGCGTTGCAGACGCCGCTGGGACGGTGAAGATTTGGCTCAGACGGAGCATAGGATGGTGgtgggatggatggatggatggagggGAAGAAGAGGGGGAGGGGTGAGACCGCGGAACATGTACCAAGGTACCGAGGTACAAGGTACATCCATACCTAGATCCCTAGGCAGGTAGTTTTCCCCCCTTCCCTTCCTGCCCCCCTCGTCCACTGACACTCCTTGATTGTGGTAGCTGCCCTGTCTAGGACAGGAGCTTAGGCCACTCTGCGATGTAAGCTGCACTACTCAAACAGCCGCTTTGTCGCGGCAAGAAGgacaagagaaaaaaaaagaaggagCCTCCAGAGAGTCCAGAGGGGGAAAGAAGAGACCCAAGAAAGTCACCCCCGAACGCTATTAGGTACACGATATGCCCATCAACCACCAAGACGATGACTGGACCGAAAATGACATGCCATAACATGCAATGGAATGTCTCCCCGGCATTCGGCTTCTCGATGTTCATCTCCCATGTCCCCCACCTGACTGACGACAACGGCGGCATGGCATGGCTGATCCTCGCACTTGGGATGTCTGCAGTCCACCGCCTCGCCTTGCTGCCGTCCTTGGCATTAGGTTGAGACGGATGCAGAGCAGTGTCACTCAAGTTCCATTTCCAAATGCCTTCAACTTGATGACTCCATCTTGAAGAGGAAAGTTGATGGAAAGGCCCGACAACCTGCCAAGGATCAAGGTGCGACAGGTACCCGTATCCAGTATCCATACCGCGTAGGAAACGTCCATGGGAGACCAACCTGAGATGCTGATACCTCTTGGCTCTGCAATGCCCCCGCGAGAGAAACGCCGTGAGAGTCTGAGAAGAAGGACGCCTGCCCTGAGAATAGCAGCAAGACCCCCAATCCCCGCCCATCCCTGACCGAGATCTGTTTCCACCGGCTCCAGCCTCCGTCTCCGTTTATTAGGTCGTCTCCAGCCCGCCGGCGCCTTGACCGCAGCTCCTGAGACGATTGGTGAGGATAGCCAAGAGATCTACCTTCAACAGAAACGACCCCCAAAGAAACACTGTTATCTTTAGAATATGGAACAGCCTCATAGTGAACATGGCAAACCAGAAGAACCTCACGAGAGGCGTCTACCAGGACCCTCAAACACAAGGCCTAGATCTGAAGAATGCAGCCAGCAGTAAcagaaaataaataaatattctaAAAGTAAAGAAAGATTGGCGGGGTCGCAAAACACCGCTAGACCAGAAGGAATTGACCAACCAGAGCCTGCCGATACAAACAGCTCTACTCCGGTTGACTAACGGTTTCTCGAGGCGACAACTCCAGGATGGGGTTAGTGACATTGCCAGCATGACAAGTGCCTGCTGTCTGTCTATGGGCAACATGGGAAACAGCAGACAAGCACTGTCAACCGATACAAGCAATAAGTGCCTATGCTCGTTACGAGTTCTCAGGAAGCAAGACAGATTGGCACCGACAGCATCCTGTGCAAACAAATGCAAGTTAACAACTGGACTTGCCAATTCAATGAACATCAGTATGGAAAGCAACCCAGGGGGTAAAATGTACCTTGTACTTCGCGCCTGTCTTTTTCATCTTTTTTGAAGGTAGGTACGGGTGGTGGCGCCTGTCACAAGGCAATACCGCAATTACCATGAGCAACTAGCGGCAGGCAGACCGACAGCACTGCACCTCACTCTTTCCTTCCTCAGTGCTCTCGGCTTCCCTTCCACCCTCAGGTACCTTGTAAGTTACCTTACCCCAAGTTGCCGTCTACCATGTCACATCAACTCGTCAACTCCCGAAAGAAAAGCAAAACATTCGGCAAACTTCGCGATGCCACGAGCACTTCACGGCTTCACGAGAATAACCTCATGGGTCTTCAGGGCCTCTTGACTGCCGAAGCCGAGGATAACACGGCTTTGCGCCGTGTCCTTCGGGCGTCCGCGTCTTGAAACCAGCACCACTGCCACCAAATCACCACAACTACCGGCTACTCCCTTTTTGCTTCGGGACAACTCGACGCGATATCAGCCTTTGATGGATAATCTTTCACCTGCTCGTCAACTCGTCCCTGACCTTTTTCGCCCTTTCTGCCCCGCGGTCCAATCCATTGCACAATGCGGGGTGACTTTCACAGGGTTCATCCGTTCGGCGCGTCATGCTGTACTCGTGCCCCTTTATCATTGTTCCCGAGGTGTGTGCTAGGTACCGCTTACAGCCTACGGCAACGAGAGAGCAAAGGAGACCGAAGATATCGTCGACCTCGGTTTCTTGCCCCGAGGGACATGGCGGCGGCTTGACGGGTCACGGCTGCGTGCCCAGGAACGACGACAAGGCAGGCCACGCCGACCTTGGCCCGGCCTGGCTATCCCACCCAGCCGCCAACCAACCTCCGCCCACACTTTCTGTTCTTCAATTAGGGGGATGGACATCACCACATGTGCAACAGGCCAGCAATACGTACGAGGCCACACGGGGGGTATGGAAGCGCACCACCCCCCAGACCGTCCAGGTTCTTCTCAATCTTGACAAAACCACGCATCTCCATAAATTACTTGAGCGTTATTCCCGGTCCACTAGTCAGATCTCTCCCACTACCAACTCCAATCTCGCATCATTGGTTACATGAGTTATCTGGGCTGTCCTGGATTCCTAGACCACCTTCGGATCGACTTTACAACGTCTTTGAAAACGACAACGACGACGGAGGGTTGGAAACGTCAAATCAGTATAGATGCAAGTCTTCGCATCAGCCATCTGATTCTCGACTCATCACACCGCCAAGGTGCCATGCTGGATCTCACTTGCGCTGCAAGTTCAAGGGCGACTCGGCCAGATTATCCTACGCAGCTAAGCCCGGACTACTGGGTAACCTACGATCCAAGACTCTTGGCCCCCCATCTGCAACAAGGctatttttttctttccgTTTCCTCTTTCTGCCCCCCCAGATCGCGCAAGCACCAAAGCGGCGTTGGCAAGGCCGCAAAGCGCGAAGGAGCGAGAAAATTTGACATGAAATTTTGGAAATAAGCCCACCATGAGATGAGGATGACATTCAACCCAGATCTGGATACTCCGACCTCGGCTGGTCCGGCATTTGGGCATTCGAGCTTCTTGGTCAAAGAAACTGCGCACGTCTACTCACGGCGTATCTTCAGTCCGCCACCAAATCAGCGCGTGGATGTCGATGGTAATAGCAATTAGCGATGGCTTCATGACATGCTGCGACATTTATTTCACCTGGCTGGCCCCCCCTTTCCTTCTTTAGGAGGAAAGGGTCAGCCAGCTTGCGTGATCGGCCTCTGTGTGACTCTTCCACGTCCGGATATCACAGGTTATTTGAGGCATACGCCGTCTGCGTACCCGCCCTGCACCCCACGATTAATCACGCCGGACTCCAGCACATGCGCGGTCCCAAAAGCGAAGATGGATCTGCACTCGGCCGGCCGTCCGGCGAGATCTGCGGCCTGTCCAAGACTCCAAGTGCCAGCAGCGAGGGAGGGGAGTGGGGGTCATCATGTCGGTGCTCTCGCAGTTTCGGAGAGGGCCACCATGTCACCATGCCACCATGCCATGGTGGTGCCGTATACAGTATCCTCGACTCTCGCGGCTTTTTGGTCCAGAGGAGATGAGACGACACCCTATTTTTTGACTCATCGAATTTAGCTCACCCTGTACTGTCTCCGGCCCCGGCCCTGGCCCTTGAAACTATGCGCGATTCGCCCGAAATAGGAGGGCTCCGCTCCGCTCCGTCCGTCAGGGCCGTCAACTGAGGCCCAGAAGAGCGGTTGATTTGGATCCTTGATGCgcggaagaagaagacgacaggaccattttttttttctttggtTGTAAGGACTTTGAGAGTTCGGGTCAGAGCCCCGAGAACCGCTGGCCCACAGTCAAAGCACCGTCAAGACGACGACAGCCTCCGTGCCCATTTTCATTCGCCTGCGGCTCGCCATTACTGCTACCCACCTTATTCAGGTCCATGTGGTAGTACCTTAGTCCATGCTGGTTGCTTGGCTTGCGGTCCTTAACCCTTTGCTGCCAAGCACATCACTTTGACTTTTCACGATTCAGAGCTGCCACACTTGCCGGGTTCCAGAAACAGTTCGCTGTTCTATTCTACGACTTTGCGGGCCGCAATGAAGAGGCTCGTCCCCGAGTGTTTCCCCGGGGAATCAGGGTCCGTTTCCGAAAAGCAAAACAACAATGCAAGGTGATGGTACAGAACCGCCAGCTACCGTCCGCCGCGGCTGGGCAATGCCACGTTATGCCACGCTATGCTGTGCCGTGCTGTCGACGGGGATTCCTTCCCGTCAAGACCTTACCACAGCCGTGGGCTCATGACAAGCCCTCGGCGCTCTTTTCACATCAAACTCGAACATCCCCCTCTGCGTCGTTATTATGTTGGCGAGGGCCTTTCCACACCCAGCCAGCAAGTGTCTTCCGCCTCGTACCGCCCCCTTTCCAAGCTTCTCCCTCTCCCTCGAGTGAGGGTTCACACTTATTTGCCGACAGCCTCCTTGACCTTGGTCTCGACCTTGGCCTCGATGGCATCAGCCTTCTTCTGAACAGTCTCGAACGCGTCCTTGGTTGCGGAAGCCTCCTTTCCTCCCCAGTAGTTGTACTGCATGTAACGGTATCCCTGGGTAAGCTGAGCGCCCTCGTTGATGAAGTGGCACATGAAGAGGAGGTAGTTCTTGGGCGAGACGGCGAGGGAGTAGCGCATGAAGGTGGCAGAGTAGATGCAGAGAGCACCCGTCATCTGGCCGGAAATCCTACAAAAAGGAGATGGTGTATCAGCATCTTATCTTGTCCGAGGAAGCGGATAGCGGGGAGACGAGGAAGGATTCGACGTACAGGTCGGGTGACTTTTGGGTGTCCATGACAGCGGCCAGAGGGATACCAAAGTTAGAGACGGGGCCCCAGAAGTCTGTGGTGCATAACGGGTTAGCTTGCCGTCCAGAGTCCATCTTGAAGCTATCGCGAGCAGCCGGCACCGGAGTATCGTGGTCCGTAAGCGCCGGGGGTCTGGAGGGGGGCGGTCCGGCACGCCAATCGCGACGGATTCGATCAAACGAGCTGCATCAATGATTGTCCGGGACTCGAGGATGCCATGCGATAGCTGGTGATAGCTTCAAGCAAGCTCCCTTTTCCCATTTGCTGTGTGGGATAATCCCCGCTAACTCCGGACAACGGAGCCGCGAGAGAATGAAAAAAAATTCGAGCGCGGGCAAAAACGTACGGGTAGAGCAGACATAGTCCGACACAGGGTTGGACCTGATCTTCGCGTTGATCGCCTTGACAATAGCAGCCATTTTGCATTTGGTGTTTGTGGTTTGAAAAGGGATTATCGTGAAGGGGCAATTGGCAAGAGGTTGGTCGGAGAGTGgaagaggcggcggcggacaGTTTTCCAGGTTTGGATCGCGAAATTGTTGAGAGGCAGAGGCGATGACCAAAGCTCATTCCTCCCTCTGCAGACAGacactgctgctgctgctgcggcgcTCCGAAATTTCGCGGGCGCGGACTGGACGTGCACTCTACGCTGGCACACTGTCTGGCACACTCCCGCGCACCTTAATCGGACGGGACGGGGACTCACAACGGGCGCCTCTTTACTGGCTATTACAGTGCTGGAGGTGCTGTGGCTTCCTTGCTCCCGGGAATAAAAGGTGGGCATCAAACGGAAATGGTAGAAAAGAAAGGGTCGTGATTGGATAGAATTTTCCAGGTCCGTTTGGAGGAGGGAGATGAGCTGTGATGACTAAGGTTGCTTACCTCATATTTGAAGGTGAAGTGCGAACCTCGGAAGGATGGGGATGAGGTTGGTGAAAGCCATTGTGCATGGTCAACTTGCGGACAGAAATACCCTGATGATTCTGGGGTACAACACTGCTGCGTATTTCTCGAGGTGTCCGTCTTGCGTATACGAGAG
The Colletotrichum lupini chromosome 6, complete sequence DNA segment above includes these coding regions:
- a CDS encoding pyruvate carboxylase encodes the protein MAQTQVTFNDVFEDGDVEEVQKDPQTIHHIRANSSIMHLKKILVANRGEIPIRAHELSLHTIAVFSYEDRLSMHRQKADEAYVIGKRGQYTPVGAYLAGDEIIKIAVEHGAQMIHPGYGFLSENAEFARNVEKAGLIFVGPSADVIDSLGDKVSARTLAIAAGVPVVPGTEGAVATFEEVKSFTDQYGFPIIIKAAYGGGGRGMRVVRDQETLKENFERATSEAKSAFGNGTVFVERFLDKPKHIEVQLLGDNHGNIVHLYERDCSVQRRHQKVVEIAPAKDLPSDVRDAILNDAVKLAKSVNYRNAGTAEFLVDQQNRYYFIEINPRIQVEHTITEEITGIDIVAAQIQIAAGATLQQLGLTQDRISTRGFAIQCRITTEDPAKGFQPDTGKIEVYRSAGGNGVRLDGGNGFAGAVITPYYDSMLVKCTCHGSTYEIARRKVLRALVEFRIRGVKTNIPFLASLLTHPTFIDGNCWTTFIDDTPQLFDLIGSQNRAQKLLAYLGDVAVNGSSIKGQIGEPKFKGDIILPELLNEDGSKVDVSATCTKGWRQIITEQGPKAFAKAVREYKGTLLMDTTWRDAHQSLLATRVRTVDLLNIAKETSHGLSNLYSLECWGGATFDVAYRFLYEDPWDRLRRMRKAVPNIPFQMLLRGANGVAYSSLPDNAIDHFVEHAKKNGVDIFRVFDALNDIDQLEVGIKAVHKAGGVVEGTVCISGDCKLLNPKKKYNLEYYLDLVDKLVALDIHVLGLKDMAGVLKPYAATKLVGAIRAKYPDLPIHVHTHDSAGTGVASMVACAKAGADAVDAATDSLSGMTSQPSINAIIASLEGSEHDTGLNPAHVRALDFYWSQLRLLYSPFEAHLSGPDPEVYEHEIPGGQLTNMMFQASQLGLGTQWAETKKAYEHANDLLGDIVKVTPTSKVVGDLAQFMVSNKLSAEDVKARASELDFPGSVLEFLEGLMGQPYGGFPEPLRSDALRGRRKLDKRPGLFLEPVDFAKIKRDLHKKFGGPVTECDIAAYVMYPKVFEDYKKFIQKYGDLSVLPTKYFLSRPEIGEEFHVELEKGKVLILKLLAIGPLSENTGQREVFYEMNGEVRQVTVDDNKASVENVSRPKADASDSSQVGAPMAGVLVELRIKEGSDVKKGDPIAVLSAMKMEMVISAPHNGKVSTLQVKEGDSVDGSDLVCRIVKA